From Oscillatoria sp. FACHB-1407, a single genomic window includes:
- a CDS encoding aromatic-ring-hydroxylating dioxygenase subunit beta, whose translation MTITPMIVSTDTPTYKLVDEAIYLAIQNLEFAYARSLDTFRLDEWVNYFADDCAYKVIPRENVERGLPVGVIFCNTKGMLRDRVRSIQEANIYNIHYPRHCITNIEVLSTIDGVFEVYANYVVYQTDQEGQTRLFSVGQYHDHIVFVEGVPKFQSKVVIVDTFSIPNLLAIPL comes from the coding sequence TGTGGATGAAGCCATTTATCTGGCGATTCAAAACCTGGAATTTGCTTACGCTCGTAGTCTTGATACTTTTCGACTCGATGAATGGGTCAATTATTTTGCAGATGATTGTGCTTACAAGGTGATTCCCCGTGAAAACGTTGAGCGTGGATTGCCCGTGGGAGTGATTTTCTGTAACACAAAAGGTATGTTGCGCGATCGCGTTCGTAGTATCCAGGAAGCCAATATCTACAACATTCACTACCCTCGTCACTGTATTACCAATATTGAAGTATTGAGCACAATTGACGGTGTGTTTGAGGTATACGCTAACTACGTGGTTTACCAGACCGATCAGGAAGGACAAACTCGTCTCTTTAGCGTGGGTCAATATCACGATCATATTGTGTTTGTGGAAGGAGTTCCCAAGTTTCAATCTAAAGTGGTTATTGTTGATACCTTCAGCATCCCCAATCTACTCGCAATTCCCCTTTAG
- a CDS encoding ABC transporter ATP-binding protein has protein sequence MLKLEQVETYYSTSQVLFGVDLSIGDREVVTLLGRNGMGKTTTVKSILGIQPPKRGRVLFQDREMQRLPSYKVAQAGIGLVPEGRQIFPNLSVQENLVATANSRRLGANAWTLEKAYTLFPRLAERRHHMGNQLSGGEQQMLAIARALLTNPKLLILDEATEGLAPLIRAEIWRCLERLKQLGQAILVIDKNLDALMQIADRHFVIEKGRIVWTGTSVELQQASHIRQRYLGV, from the coding sequence ATGCTCAAGTTAGAACAAGTTGAGACTTACTATTCGACCAGTCAGGTTTTATTTGGAGTCGATTTATCTATTGGCGATCGCGAGGTTGTAACGCTCTTGGGGCGCAACGGCATGGGTAAAACCACAACCGTCAAGTCCATTTTGGGAATTCAACCTCCTAAGCGGGGGCGTGTGCTATTTCAAGATCGGGAGATGCAGCGATTACCCTCCTACAAAGTAGCTCAAGCCGGAATTGGGCTTGTGCCCGAAGGACGGCAAATTTTTCCTAATCTCTCGGTTCAGGAAAATTTGGTCGCAACAGCAAATTCTCGCCGTTTAGGAGCAAATGCCTGGACGCTAGAAAAGGCATATACACTGTTTCCCCGATTAGCCGAGCGGCGACATCACATGGGCAATCAACTCTCAGGGGGAGAACAGCAAATGTTGGCGATCGCTCGTGCCCTGTTAACCAATCCTAAACTGCTGATTCTGGATGAAGCAACGGAGGGATTGGCACCCCTAATTCGGGCTGAGATTTGGCGGTGTCTAGAACGCCTCAAGCAACTTGGGCAAGCCATTTTAGTGATTGATAAAAACCTGGACGCGCTCATGCAAATTGCCGATCGCCATTTTGTGATTGAGAAAGGAAGAATTGTTTGGACTGGGACGTCGGTAGAACTGCAACAGGCGAGCCACATTCGCCAGCGGTATTTGGGTGTGTAG
- a CDS encoding ABC transporter substrate-binding protein, translated as MKRKRILNALLGVLVSVSIIACSAGSNVETQTSENDGLKIGFISTTSGPQSIIGQHMIDGFNLGIKHAGGSLGGLETEVIVGDDQVKPDIGLQVADKLLKSDRVDMVAGVIWSNVMMAIHQPITDSETILIGTNAGPSPIAGAQCSPYFFSTSYQNDQVHAAMGQYAQDQGVQEMVLIAPNYQAGKDGLAGFKEYYQGNVADEIYTELGQVDFSAVMSRVSSLSPEAVYVFMPGSDGINFIKQWEQAGLSDQIPLYSGFTINAVTLPAIGDAAEGLMGGMFWVPDMDNPVNQKFVEDFQATYGYAPSEFAASSYDAALLIDSALKQVNGDLSDKEALREALKQANFESVRGSFKFNTNQFPIQNFYVQEVVRGEDGALTLQTKDQIFTDFGDKFASQCSM; from the coding sequence ATGAAGAGAAAGAGAATTCTAAACGCGCTCCTTGGCGTTTTGGTATCAGTTTCGATTATTGCTTGTTCGGCGGGTTCTAACGTTGAAACTCAAACCTCCGAAAACGACGGATTAAAGATTGGATTTATCAGCACAACATCGGGACCTCAAAGCATCATTGGACAACACATGATTGATGGGTTCAACCTGGGAATTAAACACGCAGGGGGTAGCCTGGGTGGGTTAGAAACGGAAGTGATCGTGGGTGACGATCAGGTTAAACCTGACATTGGGTTGCAAGTTGCCGATAAATTGTTGAAGAGCGATCGCGTCGATATGGTTGCTGGAGTCATCTGGTCGAATGTAATGATGGCAATTCACCAACCCATCACGGATTCAGAAACCATTCTTATTGGCACTAACGCCGGCCCTTCCCCTATTGCTGGAGCACAATGTTCCCCTTACTTTTTCTCTACGTCCTATCAGAATGATCAGGTACACGCTGCTATGGGGCAATATGCTCAAGATCAGGGTGTTCAAGAGATGGTGTTGATTGCCCCTAATTATCAGGCTGGAAAGGATGGGTTAGCAGGTTTCAAAGAATACTATCAAGGCAATGTAGCGGACGAGATTTATACCGAGTTAGGACAAGTCGATTTTTCGGCTGTCATGTCTAGAGTCAGTTCCCTCAGCCCAGAAGCCGTTTATGTATTCATGCCCGGTAGTGACGGCATCAATTTCATCAAACAGTGGGAGCAAGCAGGTTTGAGCGATCAAATACCACTCTATTCTGGGTTTACGATCAATGCGGTGACTTTACCGGCGATCGGAGATGCTGCCGAAGGGTTAATGGGTGGGATGTTCTGGGTTCCGGATATGGATAACCCGGTGAACCAAAAGTTTGTTGAAGATTTTCAAGCAACCTATGGCTATGCCCCTTCAGAGTTTGCGGCTTCTAGTTATGATGCGGCTCTGTTGATTGACAGCGCACTAAAGCAAGTGAATGGTGATCTGAGCGACAAAGAAGCGTTGCGAGAAGCCTTGAAGCAAGCCAATTTTGAATCGGTGCGTGGCTCATTTAAGTTCAACACCAATCAATTTCCTATCCAAAACTTCTATGTGCAGGAAGTCGTGCGTGGCGAAGATGGAGCGTTGACACTGCAAACCAAGGATCAAATCTTTACTGACTTTGGTGACAAGTTTGCTAGCCAGTGTTCAATGTAG
- a CDS encoding branched-chain amino acid ABC transporter permease, with amino-acid sequence MDIGLLITQSLNGIQFGVLLFLVAAGLTLVLGIMDLVNLAHGSLYMMGAYFGSTFYQWTGSFFLALVLALPTAFLFGILVERLVIRQLYTRSYLEQVLATFGLILFFNEFVNITWGAAPRLIDVPPLFQGTVSLLPGVTYPTYRLFIIAVGLLAAIALYWLVTRTRAGMLIRAGASNRTMVAALGINIDRLFMFVFGFGAALAALAGVVIAPITSVQPGMGDNMLTLALVVLVLGGIGSIRGAFIAALLVGLVDTIGKSFVPDLLKLFLSASVATDIGPALASMLIYIFMAAVLFFSPRGLFRGG; translated from the coding sequence ATGGATATTGGACTACTGATCACGCAAAGTCTGAATGGAATTCAGTTTGGAGTCTTACTGTTTCTGGTAGCGGCAGGGCTAACGCTGGTGTTGGGCATCATGGATTTGGTTAATCTGGCTCACGGTAGCTTGTATATGATGGGAGCTTACTTTGGCTCTACCTTTTACCAGTGGACTGGCAGCTTTTTCCTGGCTCTCGTGCTGGCATTGCCGACTGCTTTTCTGTTTGGCATTCTGGTAGAGCGGTTGGTCATCCGGCAGCTTTATACCCGCAGTTATCTGGAGCAGGTGTTAGCCACCTTCGGACTGATTCTGTTCTTCAACGAATTTGTGAATATCACTTGGGGAGCGGCTCCCCGACTGATCGACGTGCCACCTCTCTTTCAAGGCACAGTGTCCCTGCTACCGGGAGTGACCTATCCCACCTATCGGTTATTCATTATTGCAGTCGGCTTGTTAGCCGCGATCGCCTTGTATTGGCTAGTCACCCGTACTCGTGCCGGGATGTTGATTCGGGCAGGAGCCAGTAACCGAACCATGGTTGCAGCCCTGGGAATTAATATCGATCGCCTGTTTATGTTTGTGTTTGGGTTTGGGGCAGCACTTGCCGCTCTGGCAGGAGTGGTCATTGCGCCGATTACTTCGGTGCAACCTGGCATGGGGGATAACATGTTGACTCTGGCACTGGTCGTTCTCGTGTTAGGGGGCATCGGCTCCATTCGGGGAGCCTTTATCGCGGCTCTGCTGGTGGGTCTGGTAGACACAATTGGCAAATCCTTTGTCCCCGATTTGCTGAAGCTGTTTCTCTCGGCTTCGGTGGCTACTGACATTGGACCCGCACTCGCTTCAATGTTGATTTACATCTTTATGGCGGCAGTGCTGTTTTTCTCACCGCGTGGTCTGTTTAGGGGAGGGTAA
- a CDS encoding branched-chain amino acid ABC transporter permease yields MMTVQVIDHKSAHRNWLKLFRHHSTLFFGLMALVPLYATVFDQPFAISLFTRVGIFAIAALSLNFILGYGGMVSLGHAAYVGLGAYTVGILSYHGMTNGMVQLLVSTILCAGFALLSGAIALKTHGMYFIMITFAFAQMLFYAANGLSAYGGDDGLPIGSRSEFWGLLDLQNEVLLFYLSLASLVAVFWLFQRMTRSRFGRVIRGCHDNESRMLAMGFSTYWYKLVAFVIAGAIAGFAGALLANQTGFVSPAYMSWTRSGELMIMVVIGGVPSAFGPVIGSVIFQVLEKILASYTQHWQLFFGLALVGIVLFGRTRILNRSGDNSHD; encoded by the coding sequence ATGATGACTGTGCAAGTAATTGACCATAAATCAGCGCATCGCAACTGGTTAAAGCTATTCCGTCATCACTCCACTCTGTTTTTTGGGTTGATGGCGTTGGTTCCCCTCTATGCCACCGTGTTTGATCAACCCTTCGCTATTAGTTTGTTTACTCGTGTTGGCATTTTTGCGATCGCTGCCCTGAGTCTCAACTTTATCCTGGGCTATGGTGGCATGGTTAGTCTGGGTCATGCAGCTTACGTTGGGTTAGGAGCTTATACCGTTGGTATTTTGAGCTATCACGGCATGACCAATGGCATGGTTCAGCTATTGGTATCGACAATTCTCTGTGCGGGGTTTGCCCTCTTGTCAGGAGCCATTGCGCTCAAGACCCACGGTATGTATTTCATTATGATTACCTTCGCTTTTGCACAGATGCTGTTTTACGCGGCGAATGGGTTATCAGCTTACGGAGGCGATGACGGTCTACCGATTGGTAGCCGTAGTGAGTTTTGGGGATTGCTGGATCTGCAAAATGAGGTGCTGTTGTTTTATCTGTCTCTGGCGAGTTTAGTGGCAGTGTTTTGGTTATTTCAGCGCATGACGCGATCGCGCTTTGGTCGAGTCATCCGGGGCTGCCATGACAACGAATCACGGATGCTAGCGATGGGCTTCTCAACGTACTGGTATAAGTTGGTGGCATTTGTGATTGCCGGAGCGATTGCCGGATTTGCCGGAGCGTTACTAGCCAATCAAACGGGGTTTGTTAGCCCTGCCTACATGTCGTGGACGCGATCGGGCGAACTGATGATCATGGTTGTGATTGGAGGGGTGCCTTCTGCATTTGGACCTGTCATTGGATCAGTAATCTTTCAAGTGCTGGAAAAAATTCTTGCATCCTATACGCAACACTGGCAGTTGTTTTTTGGATTAGCCCTAGTGGGTATTGTGTTATTTGGCAGAACCAGGATTCTCAATCGCTCAGGAGATAATAGTCATGACTAA
- a CDS encoding ABC transporter ATP-binding protein: protein MTNSEAILTVERLTKRFGALLVSDQINLTVQQGQIHAVIGPNGAGKTTLIRQLSGEILPDAGRIFIAQRDVTHTSVQARAHLGMARSFQITNVLRSFTVLENVALAVQARAGHSFRFWRNAAKEAQLNQRALDVLETVGLVEQATQKAGKLSHGQQRLLEIAMALAMQPKVLLLDEPMAGVGPEESNNIVALLKLLRDSYAMILIEHDMDAVFALADQITVLVYGRVIASGSPEMIRHHPDVQAAYLGNDISNDLPSAVNA from the coding sequence ATGACTAACTCTGAAGCCATCTTGACGGTTGAGCGATTGACCAAGCGATTTGGGGCACTGCTTGTTTCAGATCAGATTAATTTGACGGTGCAACAAGGACAGATTCATGCGGTAATTGGTCCAAATGGGGCAGGTAAAACGACCCTGATCCGACAACTATCAGGAGAAATTTTGCCCGATGCTGGACGCATTTTTATCGCCCAACGCGATGTAACCCATACGTCTGTGCAGGCTCGTGCTCATCTGGGCATGGCTCGTTCCTTTCAAATCACCAATGTGTTGCGATCGTTCACTGTGCTTGAGAATGTGGCGTTAGCCGTTCAAGCCCGTGCAGGTCATAGCTTCCGATTTTGGCGCAATGCGGCAAAAGAAGCACAGCTTAACCAACGTGCTCTTGATGTGTTAGAAACGGTGGGTTTAGTGGAGCAAGCTACCCAAAAAGCAGGGAAGTTAAGCCACGGACAACAACGCTTACTGGAAATCGCCATGGCACTCGCGATGCAGCCCAAAGTATTGCTATTGGATGAACCCATGGCTGGTGTAGGTCCGGAGGAGAGCAACAACATTGTTGCATTGCTAAAGCTGCTGCGTGATTCTTATGCCATGATTCTCATCGAACATGATATGGATGCAGTCTTTGCGTTAGCCGATCAAATCACTGTATTGGTTTACGGACGAGTCATTGCAAGTGGCTCACCAGAGATGATTCGTCATCATCCGGACGTACAAGCGGCTTATCTAGGAAATGATATCTCTAATGATCTCCCCAGTGCAGTCAATGCCTGA
- a CDS encoding Lrp/AsnC family transcriptional regulator has product MITSIVLIRAQKSRIAETMQELAAMDGVSEAYSVTGQYDLVAIVRVPDLMNLSDFVTQRMLKCEGIIETNTLLAFRAYSKYELEHIFT; this is encoded by the coding sequence ATGATTACTTCAATTGTTCTCATTCGGGCTCAAAAATCACGCATTGCTGAAACGATGCAAGAACTAGCGGCTATGGATGGGGTGAGCGAAGCTTATTCTGTCACCGGGCAATACGACTTAGTTGCGATCGTTCGAGTTCCTGATTTGATGAATCTCAGTGATTTTGTGACTCAAAGAATGCTGAAGTGCGAAGGAATTATTGAAACAAATACCTTACTTGCTTTTCGAGCGTATAGCAAATATGAACTTGAGCATATTTTTACTTAG